A section of the Candidatus Latescibacterota bacterium genome encodes:
- the dnaE gene encoding DNA polymerase III subunit alpha, which translates to MSASAPFVHLHNHTDFSLLDGAIQVKKLVARAREYEMGALAVTDHGNLFGAIHFYLAAKAAGLKPILGMEGYSIRGDRRERGGGRSRPETNHLLLLCRNYEGYRNLVKLSSFAYTEGFYYKPRLDRELLRRYSGGLLATSACMSGEVNRFLAAGSLDEAAASALELESIFGKGNFFLEVQNHGIAEEDLIRERAADLSRRTGIPLVATNDCHYLSKGDHEAHEVLLCINTGSDIDDNHFHIGTEELYFKDADAMAERFGDLPEALANTQRIADLCDLEIPLGVNCLPNFPLPEGYDNPERYLADLSLEGLKSRYGTPTAEQRERLDYELDIIGRMGFPGYFLITRDFIRAARERDIAVGPGRGSAAGSLVCYSLGITDIDPLEHGLLFERFLNPERVSMPDIDIDFDYVRRGEVIDYVTEKYGKENVCQIITYGTMKARAVVRDVGRVLKIPYGEVDRVAKLVPETLGMTLEQALKLSPDLAELAKTDEPWPYAKLIRYALTLEGLTRHASTHAAGVIITPDPLVEHVPLYVNNKGEVTTQYDMGMCEAIGLLKMDFLGLRTLTVIEDALAAINASRPAAERLTARDLPLDDPASFELLRAADTVGTFQLESAGMRDILRRLQPTEFSDIVATNALFRPGPIGSGMVDDFIDRKRGRTKIAYPHEDLATILEETYGAIVYQEQVMQIASRMAGFTLGQADMLRRAMGKKKAEVMAQQKALFVDGAVARGYPAAKAEEIFDLLAYFAGYGFNKSHSAAYAMISMQTAYLKAHYPAEYLAACMTSEMSNTDRIVVFMNECRNHEIEVVPPDVTISHDEFRVHGGKIYFGLGAVKNVGHGAIEEIIRAREESEGQFADLYQFCEALDLRKVNKKVLESLIMAGALDGLGPNRASLLGALEEAMAASQSRQKEREAGQMSLLDTLGAEEQEAVRKKVEALPEWDARERLAKEKEVLGFFVSGHPLDPLRPTLLALPLQNAESLKDCPDRSEARTVGIITAIKQKLDSRERTMAFLTVEDYLGSYEVVVFGSVYEQYGLKLAVDAILGFEGKSNLMESGEAKLLLDRVYSVDEALSAWPGKMHLHFSAGFRSSWLAALEAELRDHPGPHEVYFHLTGDDGEPVVIRSKALRVEAGPWLKDFLRDNRERFRCRFEGKPFPQDPRRRGGGGNGGGRAAWARG; encoded by the coding sequence ATGTCCGCCAGCGCCCCCTTCGTGCATCTGCACAATCACACCGACTTCAGCCTGCTGGACGGGGCCATCCAGGTCAAGAAGCTCGTGGCCCGGGCACGGGAGTACGAGATGGGGGCCCTGGCGGTCACGGACCACGGCAACCTCTTCGGCGCCATTCACTTCTACCTGGCGGCCAAGGCCGCCGGCCTGAAGCCGATCCTGGGCATGGAGGGCTACTCGATCCGGGGGGACCGCCGGGAACGGGGGGGCGGCCGCAGCCGGCCCGAGACCAACCACCTGCTGCTCCTGTGCCGGAACTACGAGGGCTACCGGAATCTGGTCAAGCTCTCGAGCTTCGCCTACACCGAGGGCTTCTACTACAAGCCGCGCCTGGACCGGGAGCTGCTGCGCCGCTACAGCGGCGGTCTGCTCGCCACCAGCGCCTGCATGTCGGGCGAGGTGAACCGCTTCCTCGCGGCCGGCAGCCTGGACGAGGCCGCCGCCAGCGCGCTGGAGCTGGAGTCGATCTTCGGCAAGGGGAACTTCTTCCTCGAGGTCCAGAACCACGGCATCGCCGAGGAGGATCTCATCCGGGAGCGGGCGGCGGACCTGTCCAGGCGGACGGGCATCCCGCTGGTCGCCACCAACGACTGCCACTACCTGAGCAAGGGCGACCACGAGGCCCACGAGGTCCTGCTCTGCATCAACACGGGCAGCGACATCGACGACAACCACTTCCACATCGGCACCGAGGAGCTCTACTTCAAGGACGCCGACGCGATGGCCGAGCGCTTCGGCGACCTGCCGGAGGCGCTGGCCAACACGCAGCGCATCGCCGATCTCTGCGACCTCGAGATTCCGCTCGGCGTGAACTGCCTGCCCAACTTCCCGCTGCCCGAGGGCTACGACAACCCCGAGCGCTACCTGGCCGACCTCTCGCTCGAGGGACTGAAGTCGCGCTACGGCACCCCGACGGCGGAGCAGCGCGAGCGGCTGGACTACGAGCTGGACATCATCGGCCGCATGGGCTTTCCCGGCTACTTCCTCATCACGCGCGACTTCATCCGCGCCGCCCGCGAGCGCGACATCGCGGTGGGGCCGGGGCGCGGCTCCGCGGCGGGCAGCCTGGTCTGCTACTCGCTGGGCATCACGGACATCGACCCGCTGGAGCACGGCCTCCTCTTCGAGCGCTTCCTGAACCCCGAGCGCGTGTCGATGCCCGACATCGACATCGACTTCGACTACGTGCGCCGGGGCGAGGTGATCGACTACGTCACCGAGAAGTACGGCAAGGAGAACGTCTGCCAGATCATCACCTACGGCACCATGAAGGCGCGCGCCGTGGTGCGCGACGTCGGGCGCGTCCTCAAGATCCCCTACGGCGAAGTCGACCGCGTGGCCAAGCTGGTGCCCGAGACGCTGGGGATGACCCTCGAGCAGGCGCTCAAGCTCAGTCCCGACCTCGCCGAGCTGGCGAAGACCGACGAGCCCTGGCCCTACGCCAAGCTCATCCGCTACGCGCTCACGCTGGAGGGCCTCACGCGGCACGCCAGCACGCACGCGGCGGGGGTGATCATCACGCCCGATCCGCTGGTGGAGCACGTGCCGCTCTACGTGAACAACAAGGGCGAAGTCACCACGCAGTACGACATGGGCATGTGCGAGGCCATCGGACTGCTCAAGATGGACTTCCTCGGCCTGCGCACGCTCACCGTGATCGAGGACGCCCTCGCCGCCATCAACGCGTCGCGGCCCGCGGCCGAGCGCCTCACCGCGCGCGACCTGCCCCTGGACGACCCCGCCTCCTTCGAGCTGCTCCGCGCCGCCGACACCGTCGGCACCTTCCAGCTGGAGAGCGCGGGCATGCGGGACATCCTGCGCCGCCTGCAGCCCACCGAGTTCAGCGACATCGTGGCCACCAACGCGCTCTTCCGGCCCGGTCCCATCGGCAGCGGCATGGTGGACGACTTCATCGACCGCAAGCGCGGCCGCACGAAGATCGCCTACCCGCACGAGGATCTCGCGACGATCCTCGAGGAGACCTACGGCGCCATCGTCTACCAGGAACAGGTGATGCAGATCGCCTCGCGCATGGCCGGCTTCACCCTGGGCCAGGCGGACATGCTGCGCCGCGCCATGGGCAAGAAGAAGGCCGAGGTGATGGCCCAGCAGAAGGCGCTCTTCGTCGACGGCGCCGTGGCCAGGGGTTACCCCGCGGCCAAGGCCGAGGAGATCTTCGACCTCCTGGCCTACTTCGCCGGCTACGGCTTCAACAAGAGCCACTCGGCGGCCTACGCCATGATCAGCATGCAGACGGCCTACCTCAAGGCGCACTACCCGGCCGAGTACCTGGCCGCCTGCATGACCAGCGAGATGAGCAACACGGACCGCATCGTGGTCTTCATGAACGAGTGCCGCAACCACGAGATCGAGGTGGTGCCGCCGGACGTCACGATCAGCCACGACGAGTTCCGCGTCCACGGGGGCAAGATCTACTTCGGCCTGGGCGCCGTGAAGAACGTGGGGCACGGGGCCATCGAGGAGATCATCCGCGCGCGGGAGGAGTCGGAAGGTCAGTTCGCGGACCTCTACCAGTTCTGCGAGGCGCTGGATCTGCGCAAGGTGAACAAGAAGGTGCTCGAGAGCCTCATCATGGCGGGCGCGCTGGACGGGCTGGGGCCCAATCGCGCGAGCCTGCTGGGAGCGCTGGAGGAGGCCATGGCCGCGAGCCAGAGCCGACAGAAGGAGCGCGAGGCCGGGCAGATGAGCCTGCTGGACACGCTGGGGGCGGAGGAGCAGGAGGCCGTCCGCAAGAAGGTCGAAGCGCTGCCCGAATGGGACGCGCGCGAGCGCCTCGCCAAGGAGAAGGAGGTGCTGGGCTTCTTCGTGTCGGGACACCCGCTCGATCCGCTGCGCCCCACGCTGCTGGCCCTGCCGCTTCAGAACGCCGAGAGCCTGAAGGACTGCCCCGACCGCAGCGAGGCGCGCACGGTGGGCATCATCACGGCCATCAAGCAGAAGCTGGACTCCCGCGAGCGCACGATGGCCTTCCTCACCGTGGAGGACTACCTGGGCAGCTACGAGGTGGTGGTCTTCGGCTCGGTCTACGAGCAGTACGGGCTGAAGCTCGCCGTGGACGCCATCCTCGGCTTCGAGGGCAAGAGCAATCTCATGGAGTCGGGGGAGGCCAAGCTGCTGCTCGACCGGGTCTACAGCGTGGACGAGGCCCTGTCGGCCTGGCCCGGCAAGATGCACCTGCACTTCAGCGCCGGCTTTCGGTCGTCCTGGCTGGCCGCGCTCGAGGCCGAGCTGCGCGATCATCCGGGGCCCCACGAGGTGTATTTCCATCTGACCGGTGACGACGGCGAGCCGGTGGTGATCCGCAGCAAGGCCCTGCGCGTGGAGGCGGGCCCCTGGCTGAAGGACTTCCTCCGCGACAACCGCGAGCGCTTCCGCTGCCGCTTCGAGGGCAAGCCCTTCCCGCAGGATCCTCGCCGGCGCGGCGGCGGCGGCAACGGCGGCGGGCGCGCGGCCTGGGCGCGGGGCTAG
- a CDS encoding NAD(P)/FAD-dependent oxidoreductase — translation MSSDSPRQGIVVVGAGAAGLMAAIAAAAAAPSATPVIVVEKNRRPGVKILVSGGGRCNLTTTVTGPALEAAFGKAAARWLRHALRAFPPSALRAFIESTGVALHEEALEKVFPVSGRAGDVLEALLRRAREAGVAIETERPVTAIRREADGFQLDTPAGPLAARRVILAAGGRSYPQMGTTGDGYALAASLGHSVTPTVPALAPLAVDLDWVHALSGLTLPDAVIAVEDVDGRHLATRRRPLLFTHRGLSGPGPMDVSGWVAAAGAGCALVLDLAPDLPRERVDAALRAGGARPTHALLPEALPERLRRALAAQAGADVPAASLDRAARLRLVDAVKSLRLPVAGTLGFAKAEVTRGGIPLDEVDPRTMASRLVPGLFICGELLDVDGPIGGYNFQAAFATGRLAGLQASLPGETG, via the coding sequence ATGAGCAGTGATTCGCCACGCCAGGGTATCGTGGTGGTCGGCGCGGGCGCGGCCGGCCTCATGGCCGCCATCGCGGCGGCTGCCGCCGCGCCCTCCGCTACCCCTGTGATCGTCGTGGAAAAGAACCGCCGTCCCGGCGTGAAGATCCTCGTCAGCGGCGGCGGCCGCTGCAACCTCACCACCACGGTGACGGGCCCCGCGCTCGAGGCCGCCTTCGGCAAGGCCGCCGCGCGCTGGCTGCGGCACGCCCTGCGCGCCTTTCCCCCGAGCGCGCTGCGCGCCTTCATCGAAAGCACGGGCGTCGCGCTGCACGAGGAAGCGCTGGAGAAGGTCTTTCCCGTGAGCGGGCGCGCGGGCGACGTCCTCGAGGCCCTGCTCCGCCGCGCGCGCGAGGCCGGCGTCGCGATCGAGACCGAGCGGCCCGTCACCGCGATCCGCCGCGAGGCGGACGGCTTCCAGCTCGACACGCCCGCCGGCCCGCTCGCGGCGCGGCGCGTGATCCTCGCCGCGGGCGGCCGCAGCTATCCGCAGATGGGCACCACGGGCGACGGCTACGCGCTCGCCGCCTCGCTCGGCCATTCCGTCACGCCCACGGTGCCCGCGCTCGCGCCGCTGGCGGTGGACCTCGACTGGGTCCACGCGCTGAGTGGTCTGACATTGCCGGACGCTGTGATCGCGGTGGAGGACGTCGACGGCCGCCACCTCGCGACGCGGCGCCGCCCGCTGCTCTTCACCCATCGCGGACTCTCTGGCCCGGGGCCGATGGACGTCTCCGGCTGGGTCGCCGCCGCCGGCGCCGGCTGCGCGCTGGTCCTCGACCTCGCGCCCGACCTGCCCCGCGAGCGCGTGGACGCCGCGCTGCGGGCCGGCGGCGCGCGTCCGACCCACGCGCTCCTGCCCGAGGCGCTGCCCGAGCGACTGCGTCGCGCGCTGGCGGCGCAGGCCGGCGCGGACGTCCCCGCCGCCTCCCTGGACCGCGCGGCGCGCCTGCGCCTCGTGGACGCCGTGAAGTCCCTGCGCCTGCCCGTGGCGGGCACGCTGGGCTTCGCCAAGGCGGAGGTGACGCGCGGGGGGATTCCCCTGGACGAGGTGGATCCGCGCACGATGGCCTCGCGCCTCGTGCCGGGGCTGTTCATCTGCGGGGAGCTGCTGGACGTCGACGGCCCCATCGGCGGCTACAACTTCCAGGCAGCGTTCGCCACGGGGCGACTGGCGGGACTTCAGGCCTCGCTGCCCGGGGAGACGGGCTGA
- a CDS encoding patatin-like phospholipase family protein: MSEGANSSPRGIQAPAPGQRGVAVAMGGGLPFGVVAIGLLRLLEEKGVAVKALAGTSLGAIVGACYLRYGSAEKVEALLAEFFAQLHPRYLIVRDFRFFQPGLLTGKSVMNHIAELLGGDFRLEDAPVPFLVNATDLLRGTDVVIRTGSALDAIRGSIAMPGIFVPHKWGDTYLVDGATTCPVPSAFLEREGFAPVIPVRGLRTLPDEAEVEKERSNLEKEHLLQVGLAPSIIYVLWRAMGLLQQDDFARRIMEQNPLSVSPSISLELGGDFQKVREMVQLGYDAALEKWPVIEAALGGQPVSPGSEA, from the coding sequence ATGAGCGAAGGTGCGAACTCGAGCCCCCGTGGCATCCAGGCCCCCGCTCCCGGTCAGCGGGGCGTGGCCGTGGCCATGGGCGGCGGCCTGCCCTTCGGCGTGGTGGCGATCGGGCTGCTCAGGCTGCTGGAAGAGAAGGGCGTCGCCGTGAAGGCCCTGGCCGGCACCAGCCTGGGCGCCATCGTGGGCGCCTGCTACCTGCGTTACGGCAGCGCCGAGAAGGTGGAGGCGCTGCTGGCGGAGTTCTTCGCCCAGCTGCACCCGCGCTATCTCATCGTGCGGGACTTCCGCTTCTTCCAGCCGGGACTCCTCACGGGCAAGAGCGTGATGAACCACATCGCCGAGCTGCTGGGCGGCGACTTCCGCCTCGAGGACGCGCCCGTCCCCTTCCTCGTGAACGCCACCGATCTCCTGCGCGGCACCGACGTGGTGATCCGCACCGGGTCCGCGCTGGATGCGATTCGCGGCAGCATCGCCATGCCGGGCATCTTCGTCCCCCACAAGTGGGGCGACACCTATCTCGTGGACGGCGCCACCACCTGCCCCGTGCCGTCGGCCTTCCTCGAGCGCGAGGGCTTCGCGCCGGTGATCCCCGTGCGCGGCCTGCGCACGCTGCCCGACGAGGCCGAGGTCGAGAAGGAGCGCAGCAACCTGGAGAAGGAGCACCTGCTGCAGGTCGGGCTGGCGCCGAGCATCATCTACGTGCTCTGGCGCGCGATGGGCCTGCTCCAGCAGGACGACTTCGCCCGCCGCATCATGGAGCAGAACCCGCTCAGCGTGTCCCCGAGCATCAGCCTCGAGCTCGGCGGCGATTTCCAGAAGGTGCGCGAGATGGTCCAGCTCGGCTACGACGCCGCCCTCGAGAAGTGGCCGGTGATCGAGGCCGCGCTGGGCGGTCAGCCCGTCTCCCCGGGCAGCGAGGCCTGA
- a CDS encoding DNA topoisomerase VI subunit B — MARRKSKNDGPDLFSSSAEATTSVAEPPPAAPATAKTAPRRRSPAPRKGSTAEQQAAKQREISISEFFTKNRHLLGFDNPSKALLTTIKEAVDNSLDACEDGGILPTIRVEVQQVAETRYRVVVQDNGPGIVRAQIPKIFGKLLYGSKFHTLKQSRGQQGIGISAAGMYGQLTTGKPVRIVSRTGARAAAHQFEVKINTQKNEPIITLDETVDWDAEHGTRVEIELEATHKRGRRSVDDYLTLTAVANPHLELSYRDPSGEETRYPRVSDALPHEAQAIQPHPYGVELGALMAMLDASKSRNLKSFLQDEFSRVGPKVADEIIDAAMLRPQAKPGSLGRDKAEQLLKGIAATKIMAPPTNCLSPIGAEELEAGLRKVVEAEFFTAVSRKPSVYRGNPFLVEAAIAWNVEGQAGDDLAVLHRFANRVPLQYQQGACAITKSVVGAGWKNYGLSQSKGALPAGSLVIAVHIASAWVPFTSESKEAVAGYPEILKEIKLALQDCGRRLGQHIRRGKRMAEARKKSDYIKSYIPHIGEALREILGLSESREKSIVETLSETLERSRKL; from the coding sequence ATGGCCCGCCGCAAGTCGAAGAACGACGGCCCGGATCTCTTTTCGAGCAGCGCCGAGGCGACCACGTCGGTGGCCGAGCCGCCGCCCGCGGCGCCGGCCACGGCCAAGACGGCGCCCCGCCGGCGCAGCCCGGCGCCCCGCAAGGGCAGCACGGCCGAGCAGCAGGCGGCGAAGCAGCGCGAGATCTCCATCAGCGAGTTCTTCACCAAGAACCGCCACCTGCTCGGCTTCGACAATCCCAGCAAGGCCCTGCTCACGACGATCAAGGAAGCCGTGGACAACAGCCTCGACGCCTGCGAGGACGGCGGCATCCTGCCCACGATCCGCGTGGAGGTGCAGCAGGTGGCCGAGACGCGCTACCGCGTGGTGGTCCAGGACAACGGTCCGGGCATCGTGCGCGCGCAGATCCCCAAGATCTTCGGCAAGCTGCTCTACGGCTCCAAGTTCCACACGCTGAAGCAGAGCCGCGGGCAGCAGGGCATCGGCATCAGCGCCGCGGGCATGTACGGGCAGCTGACCACGGGCAAGCCGGTGCGCATCGTCAGCCGGACCGGCGCCCGCGCCGCGGCCCACCAGTTCGAGGTCAAGATCAACACGCAGAAGAACGAGCCGATCATCACGCTCGACGAGACCGTCGACTGGGATGCCGAGCACGGCACGCGCGTGGAGATCGAGCTCGAGGCCACCCACAAGCGCGGCCGCCGCAGCGTGGACGACTACCTCACCCTCACCGCCGTCGCCAATCCGCATCTCGAGCTGAGCTACCGCGATCCCAGCGGCGAGGAGACGCGCTACCCCCGCGTGAGCGACGCGCTGCCCCACGAGGCGCAGGCCATCCAGCCGCATCCCTACGGCGTGGAACTGGGCGCGCTGATGGCCATGCTCGACGCCAGCAAGAGCCGCAACCTGAAGAGCTTCCTGCAGGACGAGTTCAGCCGCGTGGGGCCGAAGGTGGCCGACGAGATCATCGACGCGGCCATGCTGCGTCCGCAGGCCAAGCCGGGGAGCCTGGGCCGCGACAAGGCCGAGCAGCTGCTCAAGGGCATCGCCGCGACCAAGATCATGGCGCCGCCCACGAACTGCCTGTCGCCCATCGGCGCGGAGGAGCTGGAGGCCGGGCTGCGCAAGGTGGTGGAGGCGGAGTTCTTCACGGCCGTGAGCCGCAAGCCGTCGGTCTACCGCGGCAATCCCTTCCTGGTGGAAGCCGCGATCGCCTGGAACGTGGAGGGGCAGGCCGGCGACGACCTGGCCGTCCTGCACCGCTTCGCGAACCGCGTGCCCCTGCAGTATCAGCAGGGCGCCTGCGCCATCACCAAGAGCGTGGTGGGGGCGGGCTGGAAGAACTACGGCCTCTCGCAGTCCAAGGGCGCGCTGCCGGCGGGCTCGCTGGTGATCGCCGTGCACATCGCGAGCGCGTGGGTGCCCTTCACCAGCGAGAGCAAGGAGGCGGTGGCGGGCTACCCGGAGATTCTCAAGGAGATCAAGCTCGCGCTGCAGGACTGCGGCCGGCGCCTGGGCCAGCACATCCGCCGCGGCAAGCGCATGGCCGAGGCGCGCAAGAAGTCGGACTACATCAAGAGCTACATTCCGCACATCGGCGAGGCGCTGCGCGAGATCCTGGGCCTCAGCGAGTCGCGGGAGAAGTCCATCGTCGAGACGCTCAGCGAGACGCTCGAGCGCAGCCGGAAGCTGTAG
- a CDS encoding DNA topoisomerase IV subunit A, which produces MAQSTSPVVKKIREQAKAVEKSALAGGKPTLKFPVRSLSNVRYDASRGHFTMKAGRKERALTVGTVKGFAQTLKMMALSKQLVETGDIATKREAYYVSKNWGEARFHEQPESDTVMDDVEALFGVNREQLGFIPEEKGGDVAGDLVVIDRDPATGKKLRIDCTKFGSGAYSIPNSVEHLAFETKAKFILAIETAGMFQRLVKHGYWKTAGAILVSMGGVPTRACRRFIRRLADEKGLAVYVFVDGDPYGISNIYRTLKVGSGNAAHLNEYFCVPQAHFLGITPQDIVDYELPTHPLKDVDVKRAKDALKNDPFVQHYKAWQKALNQLIKMGVRAEQQALAKHGLNYVIDEYLPRKLAHPERFLP; this is translated from the coding sequence ATGGCCCAGAGCACGAGTCCCGTCGTCAAGAAGATCCGCGAGCAGGCCAAGGCCGTGGAGAAGAGCGCGCTGGCCGGCGGCAAGCCCACGCTCAAGTTCCCCGTCCGCAGCCTGAGCAACGTGCGCTACGACGCCAGCCGCGGGCACTTCACCATGAAGGCCGGCCGCAAGGAGCGCGCGCTGACGGTGGGCACGGTGAAGGGCTTCGCCCAGACGCTCAAGATGATGGCGCTGTCCAAGCAGCTGGTGGAGACGGGCGACATCGCCACCAAGCGAGAGGCCTACTACGTCTCCAAGAACTGGGGCGAGGCGCGCTTCCACGAGCAGCCCGAGAGCGACACGGTGATGGACGACGTGGAGGCCCTCTTCGGCGTCAACCGCGAGCAGCTCGGCTTCATCCCCGAGGAGAAGGGCGGCGACGTGGCCGGCGACCTCGTGGTGATCGACCGCGATCCCGCCACGGGCAAGAAGCTGCGCATCGACTGCACCAAGTTCGGCAGCGGGGCCTACTCGATCCCCAACAGCGTCGAGCACCTGGCCTTCGAGACGAAGGCGAAGTTCATCCTCGCCATCGAGACGGCGGGCATGTTCCAGCGCCTGGTCAAGCACGGCTACTGGAAGACGGCCGGCGCGATCCTGGTGAGCATGGGCGGCGTGCCCACGCGCGCCTGCCGGCGCTTCATCCGCCGCCTCGCCGACGAGAAGGGCCTCGCGGTCTACGTCTTCGTGGACGGCGACCCCTACGGCATCAGCAACATCTACCGCACGCTCAAGGTGGGCAGCGGAAACGCCGCGCATCTCAACGAGTACTTCTGCGTACCGCAGGCGCACTTCCTGGGGATCACGCCCCAGGACATCGTGGACTACGAACTGCCCACGCATCCGCTCAAGGACGTGGACGTGAAGCGGGCCAAGGACGCGCTCAAGAACGATCCCTTCGTGCAGCACTACAAGGCCTGGCAGAAGGCCCTGAACCAGCTGATCAAGATGGGGGTGCGCGCGGAGCAGCAGGCGCTGGCCAAGCACGGGCTGAACTACGTGATCGACGAGTACCTGCCCCGCAAGCTGGCGCATCCCGAGCGCTTCCTGCCCTAG
- a CDS encoding acetyl-CoA carboxylase carboxyltransferase subunit alpha, translating to MRGPTLEFEKPLAELESQIEDMRAFAGGQGVEMDEELERLEAKAAKLREQIYGNLSRWQQVQLARHPARPYTLDYVGRIFTDFVELHGDRLYGDDPAIVGGMAELQGQPVMVIGHQKGRETKENIHRNFGMPNPEGYRKALRLMEMAARYGRPVITFVDTPGAYPGIGAEERGQAEAIARNLREMALLATPVITVITGEGGSGGALALAVGDRVLMLEHSIYAVISPEGCASILWKDSTKRQDAAEALRLTSRDLAELEVVDRIVEEPLGGAHRDPDAMAKILGRVLVEELAELQSRRPEDLVEARVAKFARMGVYREQGPA from the coding sequence ATGCGCGGTCCCACGCTCGAGTTCGAAAAGCCGCTGGCGGAGCTGGAGTCCCAGATCGAGGACATGCGCGCCTTCGCCGGCGGCCAGGGCGTGGAGATGGACGAGGAGCTCGAGCGCCTCGAGGCCAAGGCCGCCAAGCTGCGCGAGCAGATCTACGGCAACCTGTCCCGCTGGCAGCAGGTGCAGCTGGCCCGGCACCCGGCGCGGCCCTACACGCTGGACTACGTCGGCCGGATCTTCACGGACTTCGTGGAGCTGCACGGCGACCGGCTCTACGGCGACGACCCCGCCATCGTCGGCGGCATGGCCGAGCTGCAGGGCCAGCCGGTGATGGTGATCGGCCACCAGAAGGGCCGCGAGACCAAGGAGAACATCCACCGCAACTTCGGCATGCCGAACCCCGAGGGCTACCGCAAGGCGCTGCGCCTCATGGAGATGGCTGCGCGCTACGGCCGGCCGGTGATCACCTTCGTGGACACCCCCGGGGCCTACCCCGGCATCGGGGCCGAGGAGCGGGGCCAGGCGGAGGCCATCGCCAGGAACCTGCGCGAGATGGCCCTGCTCGCCACGCCCGTGATCACCGTGATCACCGGCGAGGGGGGCAGCGGCGGCGCCCTGGCCCTGGCCGTGGGGGACCGGGTGCTGATGCTCGAGCACTCGATCTACGCCGTGATCAGCCCGGAGGGCTGCGCGTCCATCCTGTGGAAGGACTCGACCAAGCGCCAGGACGCCGCCGAGGCCCTGCGCCTGACCAGCCGCGATCTGGCCGAACTGGAGGTGGTGGACCGGATTGTGGAGGAGCCGCTGGGGGGCGCGCACCGGGATCCCGACGCCATGGCCAAGATCCTGGGCCGGGTCCTGGTGGAGGAGCTGGCGGAGTTGCAGAGCCGGCGGCCGGAAGACCTCGTGGAGGCCCGGGTGGCCAAGTTCGCCCGGATGGGCGTCTATCGGGAGCAAGGGCCGGCTTGA
- a CDS encoding Trm112 family protein encodes MEFDRELLDILVCPRCRQRLRLESGGDRLACDGCRVDYPIVDGIADLLPESARSMDA; translated from the coding sequence ATGGAATTCGACCGGGAACTGCTGGACATCCTCGTCTGTCCACGCTGCCGTCAGCGTCTCCGCCTGGAGTCGGGGGGAGACCGTCTGGCCTGTGACGGCTGCCGCGTGGACTATCCCATCGTGGACGGCATCGCCGACCTCTTGCCCGAGAGCGCCAGGAGCATGGATGCGTAG
- a CDS encoding PorV/PorQ family protein, giving the protein MNRTGSHAPVALLTLLLLLLASGNALASVAGAASLQIPPSARFNGLGQSGVALADDATAAWWNPAGLGFMTGRTLGLMHSKLVPDLADDIYYEFAGWVQQLEGWGTYSVNVIYLSYGTSVKTTDSPDPEGTFTSYEFSPSLSYGVRLDENTAVGLGFKYVRVDLAPSGSVPDQGAGSGAGAGGSVAVDLGFLRHFGNYSAGLALTNFGPNISFIDAEQSDPLPRFLRLGAAGLVYQGEYGHVLVSGDFNKLLVSGGQTTLNGGTELQYTDIMALRIGYMYDPDGHIEDFTFGGGFHKALGGKDFFFDYANIPQADNLDRVHRFSFEMLF; this is encoded by the coding sequence ATGAACCGGACCGGATCCCACGCCCCTGTGGCCCTGCTGACCTTGCTGCTGCTGCTGCTGGCCTCGGGCAACGCCCTCGCCAGCGTGGCCGGTGCCGCCAGCCTGCAGATTCCGCCCAGCGCCCGCTTCAACGGGCTGGGCCAGAGTGGCGTGGCCCTGGCGGACGACGCCACCGCCGCCTGGTGGAACCCCGCGGGGCTTGGCTTCATGACCGGCCGCACCCTCGGCCTCATGCACAGCAAGCTGGTGCCCGACCTCGCCGACGACATCTACTACGAGTTCGCCGGCTGGGTGCAGCAGCTGGAGGGCTGGGGCACCTACTCGGTGAACGTCATCTACCTCTCCTACGGGACGAGCGTGAAGACGACCGACAGCCCCGACCCCGAGGGCACCTTCACCAGCTACGAGTTCTCGCCCTCGCTCAGCTACGGCGTGCGCCTCGACGAGAACACCGCCGTGGGCCTGGGCTTCAAGTACGTGCGCGTGGATCTCGCGCCGTCGGGCAGCGTGCCCGACCAGGGCGCGGGCTCCGGCGCGGGCGCCGGCGGCTCGGTGGCCGTGGACCTCGGCTTCCTGCGCCACTTCGGCAACTACAGCGCGGGCCTGGCGCTGACGAACTTCGGCCCCAACATCAGCTTCATCGACGCCGAGCAGAGCGACCCGCTGCCGCGCTTCCTGCGCCTCGGCGCCGCGGGTCTCGTCTACCAGGGCGAGTACGGGCACGTTCTGGTGAGTGGCGACTTCAACAAGCTGCTGGTCTCCGGCGGCCAGACGACGCTCAACGGCGGCACGGAGCTGCAGTACACGGACATCATGGCCCTTCGCATCGGCTACATGTACGACCCGGACGGCCACATCGAGGACTTCACCTTCGGCGGCGGCTTCCACAAGGCGCTGGGCGGGAAGGACTTCTTCTTTGACTACGCGAACATCCCGCAGGCCGACAACCTCGACCGCGTGCACCGCTTCTCCTTCGAGATGCTCTTCTAG